One genomic segment of Virgibacillus doumboii includes these proteins:
- a CDS encoding type IV pilus twitching motility protein PilT gives MDKKFKSWLTDAYHKKASDVHLTIGKAPIFRINGNLIEQDEAKLAPSDTSEILKEIIPNDLWQQLEAKSELDFSYGISGVSRFRINAFYQRGELSLAIRIVPTRIPSLEELYLPGIAKEIVRHPQGLVLVTGPTGSGKSTTLASMIDYMNQTMQKHIITLEDPIEYMHSHNRSVIDQREVGFDTNSFVNGLRASLRQDPDVILVGEMRDLETISTAITAAETGHLVLGTLHTTDAVSTIERIIDVFPAEQQTQIRIQLSTILKAVISQRLLITKDNLDRRVATEVLLNTSAVKNLIRNEKLHQIQNVLQTSKEQGMHTLEMDLKRLLQEDQLAYETAAPFLQERSL, from the coding sequence ATGGATAAAAAATTTAAAAGTTGGCTTACCGATGCATACCACAAGAAAGCATCGGATGTTCATTTAACAATAGGAAAAGCCCCTATTTTTCGGATAAATGGTAACTTAATCGAACAGGATGAAGCAAAACTAGCACCATCAGATACCAGCGAAATTCTCAAGGAAATAATCCCTAACGATCTTTGGCAGCAGCTGGAAGCAAAGAGTGAATTGGATTTTTCCTATGGTATAAGCGGAGTTTCAAGATTTCGAATCAATGCATTTTATCAGCGCGGTGAGTTGTCACTGGCAATTCGAATTGTTCCAACAAGGATTCCATCACTTGAAGAGTTATATTTACCAGGGATTGCTAAGGAAATCGTTCGCCACCCACAGGGACTTGTCCTTGTCACTGGTCCAACCGGCAGCGGGAAAAGTACGACACTCGCTTCGATGATTGATTATATGAATCAGACCATGCAAAAGCATATCATTACCCTGGAAGATCCAATTGAATATATGCATTCACATAATCGGTCTGTTATTGATCAACGGGAAGTCGGCTTTGATACGAATAGTTTCGTGAATGGACTCAGAGCAAGTTTACGACAGGACCCAGATGTCATTTTAGTTGGGGAAATGCGTGATTTAGAAACGATTTCAACAGCGATTACTGCTGCTGAAACAGGACATCTGGTATTGGGTACACTGCATACGACGGATGCTGTATCAACAATTGAACGAATTATTGATGTTTTTCCGGCTGAACAGCAAACCCAAATACGCATCCAGCTTTCAACCATATTAAAGGCAGTTATTTCTCAACGGTTACTGATTACGAAAGATAATTTGGATCGTCGGGTTGCAACAGAAGTACTTCTTAACACATCTGCGGTGAAAAATTTAATTCGCAATGAAAAACTGCATCAAATTCAAAATGTGTTGCAAACATCAAAGGAACAGGGAATGCACACACTTGAAATGGATCTTAAACGACTCTTGCAGGAAGATCAACTTGCGTATGAAACTGCGGCTCCTTTTTTGCAGGAAAGGAGTTTATAA
- a CDS encoding type II secretion system F family protein, giving the protein MNYQYIGKKKTGQKIKGRIEADSKKGALSELEKSGLIIIDIDETRSWNKDITINKKVKNKDFVIFLRQYSTLIHAGISISDATKTMVKQTDNHALKNALSDIDKQLEQGQALSTAAENHPKVFPALLVNMIQAGEASGKLDEILNQMADYYEKAYRNKQKVVSALMYPSVVGVITVLLSIFLLVFIVPRFVSMFHSMGSEVPAYTQFILSISDWIGTFWWILVIFVVMGIAIYKYLMQNNRFVYRMDKVKMKFPFLGVLVHKSVLVRMTQTLSTLVNSSVPILKSVEITEKVVGNRVIQKILMQSRKSLETGESMTKPMKGHWAFPALVVQMIQIGEKTGTLDHMLSKAAEFYEEEVEQLSNRIKTLIEPLMIIVLTVIIGSIITAVVIPMFSMFENFQ; this is encoded by the coding sequence ATGAATTATCAATACATTGGAAAGAAAAAAACAGGACAAAAGATCAAAGGCAGAATTGAAGCTGACTCTAAAAAGGGTGCGCTGTCAGAATTGGAAAAAAGCGGTCTTATTATTATCGATATTGACGAAACGAGGTCATGGAATAAGGATATTACGATAAATAAAAAGGTGAAGAATAAGGATTTTGTTATTTTCCTTAGACAATATTCCACTTTGATTCACGCGGGAATTTCCATTTCAGATGCAACAAAGACGATGGTGAAACAAACAGATAATCATGCATTGAAAAACGCACTTTCAGATATTGACAAACAGCTTGAACAGGGACAGGCACTGTCAACGGCTGCGGAAAATCATCCAAAAGTTTTTCCCGCATTACTGGTCAACATGATCCAGGCTGGAGAGGCCAGTGGGAAGTTGGATGAAATCCTGAATCAAATGGCTGATTACTATGAAAAAGCTTACCGAAACAAACAAAAAGTAGTTTCGGCTTTAATGTATCCGAGTGTAGTTGGGGTAATTACAGTCTTACTTAGTATTTTTTTACTCGTGTTTATTGTCCCGCGCTTCGTCAGTATGTTCCATTCTATGGGTTCGGAGGTTCCGGCATATACTCAATTTATATTGAGCATCAGTGATTGGATTGGCACATTTTGGTGGATACTCGTAATTTTTGTTGTAATGGGTATAGCAATCTATAAATACCTTATGCAAAATAATCGGTTCGTTTACAGAATGGATAAAGTTAAAATGAAATTTCCTTTTTTGGGCGTTCTTGTTCATAAGAGTGTATTGGTTCGTATGACACAAACATTAAGTACATTGGTTAACAGTTCTGTTCCTATTCTGAAGTCGGTTGAAATCACCGAAAAAGTTGTTGGAAATCGCGTGATTCAGAAGATTCTTATGCAATCAAGGAAATCGCTGGAAACAGGAGAATCCATGACAAAGCCGATGAAAGGTCATTGGGCATTTCCTGCTTTAGTTGTTCAAATGATTCAAATTGGTGAAAAGACCGGTACGTTAGATCATATGCTTTCAAAAGCTGCTGAATTTTACGAGGAAGAAGTGGAACAATTATCGAATCGAATCAAAACATTAATCGAACCGCTGATGATTATAGTACTAACCGTTATTATTGGCAGCATTATCACTGCAGTAGTAATTCCGATGTTTTCTATGTTTGAAAACTTTCAATAA
- a CDS encoding prepilin-type N-terminal cleavage/methylation domain-containing protein: protein MLKRMKKLFKKDSGFTLVELLAVIAILAIIVVIAVPSIGNVISDSEDKAHKANVELVENAAKMAAISEGKTSTTFTLKQLEEGGYLEDIPENVGDYEYREGHNITVENSIAVYEAYSDES from the coding sequence ATGCTAAAACGCATGAAAAAGTTATTTAAGAAGGACAGTGGATTTACGCTTGTTGAGTTATTGGCGGTAATTGCAATTTTGGCTATTATTGTTGTGATTGCAGTGCCATCGATTGGAAATGTGATAAGTGATTCTGAAGATAAAGCACATAAGGCAAATGTTGAATTGGTTGAAAATGCCGCGAAAATGGCTGCTATTTCAGAAGGAAAAACTTCCACCACGTTTACCTTGAAGCAACTTGAAGAAGGCGGTTATCTAGAGGACATTCCAGAAAATGTAGGTGACTATGAATATCGGGAAGGGCATAATATAACTGTTGAAAATTCAATAGCTGTTTATGAAGCATATTCTGATGAAAGCTAA
- a CDS encoding prepilin peptidase: MNTLLILFFFILGLVFGSFFNVVGLRLPKNIPFVNDRSICPHCQQQLSWYENIPLLSFVIQNAKCRHCGEKISFIYPAIELFTGVLFALSYTIIGLNLELLTALLLVSMLMIILVSDIKYMLIPNKVLLFFLPLFIIMRLLSPLNPWWSSILGAVIGVVLLSVIILISRGGMGGGDMKLFGVLGIVLGIENVLLAFFLSCVIGALIGMMLLLFKVIGRKQPVPFGPYIVAATLITYFYGDFLLDWYFTYLL; this comes from the coding sequence ATGAATACTCTACTAATACTATTTTTCTTCATACTCGGTCTAGTCTTCGGCTCATTTTTCAATGTAGTCGGATTGCGCCTGCCAAAAAACATACCCTTCGTAAACGATCGTTCGATTTGTCCTCATTGTCAACAGCAACTGTCCTGGTATGAAAACATACCACTTCTTTCTTTTGTTATCCAGAATGCTAAATGTCGGCATTGCGGCGAAAAGATTTCATTTATATACCCGGCAATTGAGTTATTTACAGGAGTTTTATTTGCTTTAAGCTATACTATTATTGGATTAAATCTGGAACTGCTCACAGCATTACTATTAGTCTCTATGCTTATGATTATTCTGGTGTCCGACATCAAATACATGCTCATACCTAATAAAGTATTGCTGTTTTTCCTCCCGTTGTTCATTATCATGCGTTTGCTCTCTCCTCTTAACCCTTGGTGGTCATCAATTTTAGGTGCTGTAATCGGGGTCGTTCTTCTTTCCGTAATTATCTTAATAAGCCGTGGTGGTATGGGCGGCGGGGACATGAAGCTATTTGGAGTTTTAGGAATTGTACTGGGAATAGAAAATGTGTTATTAGCTTTTTTTCTATCCTGTGTGATTGGGGCACTTATTGGCATGATGCTGCTATTATTTAAGGTAATCGGCAGGAAACAGCCGGTTCCGTTTGGTCCATACATCGTAGCAGCAACACTTATTACATATTTTTACGGTGATTTTCTATTAGACTGGTATTTTACTTATCTATTATAA
- the pilM gene encoding type IV pilus biogenesis protein PilM, producing MGIMNNGKVSIVVTNLVLRYTYHKSSSIDDPVAYGEVDLPKDTIKDGTIVNKPVLLEVIKQLVQKHKWKRKKLFFAVPDDTVVIRQLQIPVSLSKEEAKGYVRTQIGNSFYLPFADPVIALEFLDADQENRNILLFAYPREKISAFEEVFKEAGLKPAAADLTSLSVYRYYFLTKSEEKDNVLLIHWNHSALVLTAFQNHKAIFTRYMKIDVSEEKIIEESAMKMIDELMIEINRIIDFYQYSITKGASKIDQLLLSGDFPFLSSAKTNLLETLTIPLYSFEDEELPVKFIDALGLALKQDS from the coding sequence ATGGGTATTATGAATAATGGCAAAGTGAGTATAGTTGTTACAAATCTTGTTTTACGGTATACCTATCATAAAAGTTCTTCCATCGATGATCCGGTTGCCTATGGAGAAGTAGATTTGCCAAAGGATACAATTAAGGATGGGACAATAGTGAATAAACCCGTTCTTTTGGAGGTTATTAAGCAGCTGGTTCAAAAACATAAGTGGAAGCGTAAGAAGCTTTTTTTTGCAGTTCCGGATGACACAGTCGTTATACGTCAATTGCAAATTCCAGTATCATTATCCAAAGAGGAAGCTAAGGGGTATGTAAGAACACAGATCGGCAACAGCTTTTATTTACCGTTTGCTGACCCGGTAATCGCGCTTGAATTTTTGGATGCGGATCAGGAAAATAGAAATATTCTTTTATTTGCCTATCCGAGAGAGAAGATTTCAGCATTTGAAGAAGTTTTTAAAGAGGCGGGACTTAAACCTGCTGCTGCTGACCTTACGTCGTTATCTGTTTATCGATATTACTTTTTAACGAAATCCGAGGAAAAGGACAATGTCTTACTTATTCATTGGAATCACAGTGCTCTTGTTCTGACAGCGTTTCAAAACCATAAGGCCATTTTCACCAGATATATGAAAATAGACGTGAGTGAAGAAAAAATAATTGAAGAATCTGCAATGAAAATGATTGATGAGCTTATGATTGAAATCAACCGGATTATTGATTTTTACCAGTATTCGATTACAAAAGGTGCGTCAAAGATCGATCAATTACTTTTATCTGGAGATTTTCCATTTTTATCTTCTGCCAAAACGAATCTTTTGGAAACATTAACGATACCTTTATACAGTTTTGAAGACGAAGAACTGCCTGTAAAATTTATCGATGCCCTTGGTTTAGCATTAAAGCAGGATTCGTAA
- a CDS encoding DRTGG domain-containing protein, producing the protein MPTKHEQILQHILSLEVGHKISVRRIAKTLNVSEGTAYRAIKEAENQGIVSTIERVGTVRIERKKKENFERLTFAEVINIVDGQVLGGREGLHKTLNKFVIGAMQLEAMMRYTEAGSLLIVGNRVKAHELALNEGAAVLITGGFDTNDEIKQLADEKQLPVMSTSYDTFTVAAMINRAIYDQLIKKEIVFVGDIFTPYDHSYFLYAKDNLDRWYELNEQSTHTRYPVVDERQRVAGMITAKDVIGKDRNLLVEKVMTKNPIAVQEKTSLAYVAHMMVWEGIEVVPVVDPSHKLKGVVSRQDVLKALQQIQRQPQVGETIDDIVSRNLEAVEEDQTVFQVQVTPQMTNQLGTLSNGVFTALMTEASSRVLLHHKKGELVVENLTVYFIKPVQIDSKLVIKPKLLDVGRIYAKIDIEVFNGKKMVGKGLLMAQLIDR; encoded by the coding sequence ATGCCAACTAAGCACGAACAAATACTGCAGCATATTTTATCATTGGAAGTCGGACATAAAATATCTGTCAGACGGATAGCCAAAACATTGAACGTTAGTGAAGGAACGGCTTACCGGGCGATAAAAGAAGCTGAAAATCAGGGTATCGTAAGTACCATTGAACGAGTTGGAACAGTTCGGATTGAACGTAAAAAGAAAGAGAACTTTGAGCGTCTGACATTTGCTGAAGTAATCAATATTGTTGATGGACAAGTATTAGGCGGACGTGAGGGGCTGCATAAAACACTTAATAAATTTGTTATTGGAGCAATGCAGCTGGAGGCCATGATGCGCTATACCGAAGCTGGTTCGCTGTTAATTGTGGGGAACCGGGTGAAAGCCCATGAATTGGCTTTAAATGAAGGTGCAGCGGTGTTAATAACAGGTGGCTTTGATACAAATGATGAGATTAAACAGCTGGCAGATGAAAAACAATTGCCGGTTATGTCGACAAGTTATGATACTTTCACGGTTGCGGCTATGATTAACAGAGCAATCTATGATCAATTGATTAAGAAGGAAATTGTCTTTGTAGGTGATATTTTTACACCATATGATCACTCGTATTTTCTATATGCGAAGGACAACCTTGATCGCTGGTATGAATTAAATGAGCAGTCAACCCATACGAGATATCCCGTCGTGGATGAAAGACAACGAGTGGCCGGGATGATTACAGCTAAAGATGTAATCGGAAAGGATAGAAATTTACTCGTTGAAAAAGTAATGACGAAAAACCCGATTGCTGTCCAGGAGAAAACGTCGTTGGCATATGTTGCTCATATGATGGTCTGGGAAGGAATTGAAGTTGTTCCGGTTGTTGATCCATCACATAAACTTAAAGGTGTAGTATCCCGTCAGGATGTTCTAAAAGCCCTGCAGCAAATTCAGCGGCAGCCGCAAGTAGGAGAAACAATTGATGATATTGTTTCACGAAATCTGGAGGCAGTCGAAGAAGATCAAACTGTTTTTCAGGTTCAGGTAACTCCGCAAATGACCAATCAGCTGGGAACACTTTCAAATGGAGTGTTTACCGCTTTAATGACCGAGGCAAGCAGCAGAGTGTTGCTGCATCATAAAAAAGGGGAATTGGTTGTTGAGAATCTGACGGTTTATTTCATAAAGCCGGTACAAATAGATAGTAAATTAGTTATTAAACCAAAGTTGTTAGACGTTGGGCGTATTTATGCCAAGATTGATATAGAAGTCTTTAATGGCAAGAAAATGGTTGGAAAAGGACTATTGATGGCTCAATTAATTGATCGGTAA
- a CDS encoding YtpI family protein produces the protein MIIFPIIITLSLVFWLYYKVAILKSKDGLTQRYFNAKSRICLGSFIFFFAINQYLFYQTQISLFIGIVLLIFGVLQLNRGLKETNHYRKEWKRLNQVEAD, from the coding sequence ATGATTATTTTCCCAATAATAATTACCCTCTCACTCGTTTTTTGGCTTTACTATAAAGTAGCTATATTGAAGAGTAAGGATGGATTAACGCAACGATATTTTAATGCTAAATCACGGATTTGTCTTGGAAGCTTTATATTCTTTTTTGCAATTAATCAATATTTATTTTATCAAACCCAAATTTCATTATTTATCGGGATTGTATTACTTATTTTCGGAGTCCTTCAGCTAAATCGCGGCTTGAAGGAAACCAATCATTACCGAAAAGAATGGAAACGACTGAACCAGGTGGAAGCCGACTGA
- a CDS encoding DHH family phosphoesterase codes for MNIEKIINTIKNYDTIIIHRHVRPDPDAYGSQAGLKELIVETFPHKNVKIVGEADPSLEFLAKMEEIDDELYQEALVIVCDTANAARICDQRYNLGKKLIKIDHHPNVDEYGDLMWVDTTSSSTSEMIYDLYLYGKNDGWKLNDEAARLLYAGIVGDTGRFLFPSTSKKTFQHAAELVTYNFDRSSLYDGIYNIQDNIARMRGYILQNFKLLPSGMSTIKLTKDIMEKFNVNPTDTGQLVGVLGDIEGIKAWVFFIEETDLIRVRLRSKGPVINEIAAKYDGGGHPMAAGASVKSWEETENVIKDLQEACLAYDE; via the coding sequence ATGAATATAGAAAAAATAATAAACACAATAAAAAACTACGACACGATCATTATCCATCGCCATGTTCGACCTGACCCGGACGCATACGGGTCCCAGGCAGGCTTGAAAGAGCTGATCGTAGAAACATTCCCACATAAAAACGTAAAAATAGTGGGAGAAGCGGATCCTTCTCTGGAATTCCTGGCTAAAATGGAAGAGATTGATGACGAGCTTTACCAAGAAGCACTTGTTATTGTTTGTGATACTGCAAATGCAGCAAGAATTTGTGACCAGCGATATAATTTGGGCAAGAAACTGATAAAAATCGATCATCATCCAAATGTTGATGAATATGGGGACTTAATGTGGGTTGACACTACCTCGAGTTCAACCAGTGAAATGATTTATGACTTGTATTTGTATGGAAAAAATGATGGATGGAAGTTGAATGATGAAGCGGCACGGCTGTTGTATGCCGGCATCGTCGGTGACACGGGAAGGTTTTTATTCCCGAGTACTTCAAAAAAAACATTCCAGCATGCCGCTGAACTTGTTACGTATAACTTCGATCGCTCAAGTCTTTATGATGGGATTTATAATATACAGGACAACATTGCCAGAATGCGAGGCTATATCCTGCAAAATTTTAAGCTTTTACCCTCAGGAATGAGTACGATAAAACTGACGAAGGATATTATGGAAAAGTTCAATGTTAACCCAACAGATACCGGTCAATTAGTGGGGGTCCTTGGTGATATTGAAGGCATTAAAGCATGGGTGTTTTTCATTGAAGAAACAGACTTGATCCGGGTGCGCTTACGTTCAAAGGGTCCGGTGATTAATGAGATTGCAGCAAAATACGATGGTGGCGGTCATCCAATGGCAGCCGGTGCATCGGTGAAATCATGGGAAGAAACAGAAAACGTGATTAAAGATTTGCAGGAAGCATGTTTGGCATACGATGAATAA
- the ytrI gene encoding sporulation membrane protein YtrI has protein sequence MHIPPYHKKSTWQRFFIGAFLGAVIAYLIFIYMHGNMYEHLLEENKDLKSKVTELENQNEALSEDKKDLDEKSKEPFTIESIEVTITNNEELRLDRLIIHDLEELIKKEINDIIGKEVSIIAKSDELLKSTIENKEFPLDEFTYKFDVTTLTITETVKVSVEAEISSSM, from the coding sequence ATGCATATCCCTCCATATCACAAAAAATCAACGTGGCAGCGCTTTTTTATCGGTGCGTTTCTTGGTGCTGTTATTGCTTATTTAATCTTTATTTACATGCATGGAAATATGTATGAACATTTGCTTGAGGAAAATAAAGATTTAAAATCGAAGGTGACTGAACTGGAAAATCAGAATGAAGCTTTATCAGAAGATAAGAAAGATTTAGATGAGAAATCCAAGGAGCCATTCACAATTGAATCGATTGAAGTAACTATCACCAATAACGAGGAACTTCGTCTAGATAGACTAATTATACATGACTTGGAGGAACTAATAAAGAAAGAAATAAATGATATTATTGGTAAAGAAGTAAGTATCATAGCCAAAAGTGATGAACTTTTAAAATCAACCATTGAAAATAAAGAATTCCCACTTGATGAATTCACTTATAAGTTTGATGTAACAACACTGACAATTACGGAAACTGTAAAAGTTTCGGTAGAGGCTGAAATTTCCAGCTCCATGTGA
- a CDS encoding YtrH family sporulation protein, with protein sequence MEERFIAHFIHCFFIAFGVVIGGAIIGSIGSFATGDAPFTSMSRIARSLRIWAIVAAIGGTFDAIANFEKGIYDGSTLDLVKQILLILSAMGGVKTALLLIGWLIQEDVG encoded by the coding sequence ATGGAGGAACGATTTATAGCTCATTTTATTCATTGTTTTTTTATCGCCTTTGGGGTCGTTATTGGTGGTGCAATCATCGGTAGTATCGGATCATTTGCAACAGGGGATGCCCCGTTCACATCCATGAGCCGGATAGCCAGAAGCTTAAGGATCTGGGCAATTGTGGCCGCAATTGGCGGTACATTCGATGCAATCGCCAATTTTGAAAAGGGAATCTATGACGGGTCCACTCTTGATCTGGTTAAACAAATACTACTTATTTTATCTGCAATGGGTGGAGTAAAAACAGCATTACTTCTGATTGGATGGCTGATACAGGAGGATGTTGGCTGA